The Gossypium hirsutum isolate 1008001.06 chromosome D07, Gossypium_hirsutum_v2.1, whole genome shotgun sequence genome includes the window ACCTACCAATTTAGATCTTCTAGGGCTGATTGATTTATTATGATAAGTGCTTACAATTATCCAAGTATGTTATACTAAGACGTGCAATAATCAATTATCAATAAAgtattattttattgttgttaaGGCTGAAGCATTTGTTAATATTGATAGGATTTATCTTTCACTATCAATATGAATGTTTAtcgtttgtttgtttttttttctaaattatattgGAAAATAATGAAGTAATTTCCCTACACGTAAAGCATTTAAAGACTATTCCCAAAGGAGTTTTACTCTTTTATTAGCTTGTCGATAagttattattagtttattagCGAATGTCTAATGATATTTCATGTTAGGTGCAAAAATTCATATCAAATAACCTTCATGAAAAACACAAATACGTTTGATAATTTTACTGATGTGGTATACACATAAATGACATGtaagtatttaaataattttaataattttaaattttttaaaatatttcttttataattttttaaatttttttaaaattaattaaatgctaacaTGTCATCTATGTATATGACACGTCAGCAAAATTAAAAAACGTTAATTTACACTTAAATTCATGTGATAGATGAATATTTGTAAAGCGCTTGTAATCTAATTTAAAACTAGTGTCAATTGAAGGCTTAAGCATAATTTTATGTCGCggttcaattatatatatttgtattttgtgtgttgttatttatttttaaatttttttattgatttacttGAGGTTATCTTATTAATGATGTCTTGAAGATGGTagttatttttttcaataatattgtattcataaattgtaaaacatttataaatatatagaacATATCCATGTTAATTTACATATTCTTGATACTCCTATATTTCATGTTTAGAATTTACTTTTAGAAgataaatttaatgttattatataAGAATAAACTGATCTACggtatttataaaataaaaaacatttacaGAAACTGAAAATTGCTTAATCATAATTATACTAGATGTCGGTGCGAAATCAATTAAAACTCTAATAATAGTAAACTAACGTATTTATCACTAATTCCATCCATAAATCGCAAATATTCTTAAATTACAAGACTAGCCAAGAAAGGTATATTAAGTAATTGCCATATCAAAGTATACAATCGTAAATTTATGTAATAAGAGAATAGATGACTCATTTTCATTTCTTGTTAGTTactattctttaaatcatttgatttctttaataaaaacaatCAATTAAATCATTTGATCCTTTAAGTTAGGTTAtgtacataatttaattttaatttgagaataaatattattatatttactgaTATTAAAGGGTTTAGTATCAATAAAGGTTCATTTTCgaaattatttacaaaaaatgagctgtttcaaaaaataataacggGTATAGATCGAAAACTCAAAAACGCGCTGACGTGAACGCGCTTTAGTAAAAAGCGCTGACGAGGACGCACTTTTGGCCTTGCAATCCCCCAACAGTCACCTCCAACGGCCGTTTAAAAATCTAATCGTTGGGCCCAACGGttagaaaaaaaagtataaaatccCCCAACCCATTTTTTCACAccaattttattattcttccaactttctctctaaatttctcaaaaaagctctcaaagctctctaattttttatttttgcttgaattagtattatttttttataatttctaagaaaTTTGATTGTGTTAGGAATGACCCGGTaattaattcgtctcgatgaTAAACATATTTCCGTCGACCAAATGCaaatggtaagggttaatttcatttttttaatattatttaattttttataatttaattaatattttttataatagtcGGTAGATCGAGTGTTACAATGTTTTATTCGTAATCTACCTGGTCTTCCATCACCGTTGATtgaaaattacttgagggaagTGGGTTTTTAGCACGTGGCCAATACAGGCCGGGGGGGtgtaagttggacccgaaactcatcagCGCGTTTGTGGAGAGGTGGATACCCGAGACACACACATTCTATCTTCCATGTGGGGAGTGTACCATCACTTTGGAGGACGTGCAGTTACATGTGGGGTTACCGGTGGATGGGTCCGTACTCACCAGGTCCGCTCAATCTGCTGATTGGGGAGCCATATGTTACGATATTTTGGGTGTGATTCCGAATATTATTTAAGGAGGCCGAATCGATATGGGCTAGTTACAAGAGACATTCTCGGTGTTGGGGGATAATTCGATTGAAGTACAAACATTACGATATGCTCGGTGTACATCCTTCAGATTCTCGAAGGTTATCTGATGTTGGACAAGTCATGAAGCCTCGTACATTTGACGTGGCTGTTGAAACTCATCAATTTTAGAGCGGCTGGTGAACTCAGTTGGGGGTTTGCCGTGTTGGCGACATTATATTGGGAGATGTGTTGGGTGATGCAacgaaataaaatcaaaatcggaggttgcctctCACTGCTACAATCATAAGTTTGGTTTCGCTTTcaatttttacgtcctcgagtggaccacttGTATACATTCCCACTTGTAACAAGGTAAAATTtgtattagattttacaattattaaatagatttaaaataaaatattatgctaaaattttatttaaattggtgGAACCATTCGCCGAGTTATAGGGGAATACCTaccgctcttgaagatatacagcttctattagaccaacggtcggaagcgcATGTaagtatttgtttcattttgaactatatatacataacatagtaGATTTCTTATttcgtatttagtattatgtatataactaatatttttatcacgttcAAATAGTTTCAATAGACACCATACAAGGATCCAGTAATTCAGGCAGCAATTCTAGATAAATTCCTATAGAATCCGAACATCTAACACGTTAgggtcccattggtcaactacGCTACTGTCGAGATGCATCAGACGGATAGAATGTTGTGGCAATTCAGATTccgacaaccgattcccgtggcaCCTGAGGTGCTCGATGATGAGCACAAAATCGATTTACAGCGATTGGATACGCATAGGTCGCTCTTCTACTAAGAATATATTGAAATATGGAAAAATCTATACGATAATATACCTACTTGCGAACCGATTATCATTCCAGAGTTAGCGTGCGATCCAGATTACATGTCATGGTTTAGATCTATGGCAAGCCACATTTGGTTTTGGAATAGGAGAGACGTCATGAAATCCATGTCGAAAGGGAACGacggggccctttaaatccaaagATAAGAGATGGCGAGGCGCGCCCATCAACAGCATCCAAGTAATCAACGGCCCCAATAGAGCAAGCGACGATGCCCACACCACATcctttcagattatgcaatgtgtgtatcctaacccttatgtGTATCATTTTTCCATTCTTATGCCAGGTTGGAATGTATGGCTCGGTGCATCTCATTTCTTGATGACTCTGAGTCAATCGATGATATATAGGCCACCGTCGTAGGATGGACCACACGAGGCACCTTCGGGGAGCTCAACTCATTTCCAATCCCCATCGCCTTATGAGATTCAGGCCGGTTACGCTCATTGGCcgtgggtgatgcaaacacctccgcgATCTTTGTTCTATCAAGATGGGTTAGCTTCCCAACACCCAAAACCAGAAGCTAATCCCAGACAACCACAACCCCGGTCGGAAGCTGAATCAAGAAGAAATTCAAAGCGTAACCGTCAACCATCCCCATGTGGCACTGATTCTGATTAGTACATgcattgatttatttttgaatatttttgtacaaattatttttatattgtttcattaaataaaatggaagttcttttgaatatttttgtacaaattatttttatatggttttatttaataaaataaaagttattttgaatatttttatacaacttatttttatattatttcatttaataaaatagaagttgttttgaatatttttgtacaaatatattactGACTATGTATCCTACTTAAagcgttttttttaaaaaaatccatctagtcaaaataattttttcagaacACATCatgtcaaatttattttttcaaaatacatATTGTCAAAAGTATTTTTCCCATAACAATGCttagcaattaaaaaaaattaaaccctaaaaccctaaacaattaaaaACCTAATACCCTAATTTAATTTCTTAATCTCTATCGAACCCTAAAACTCTAAACAAGTAAAAACATAATtccctaatttaattttttccaaaCCCTAATCAaactcaaaaaccctaaacctaggTCCTAATTTGCAAATAACCCAGTGCAGATTATACAGCCAAAAGCGCGCCCACGTCAGCGTGCTTTTAACTGACACAAGGAAAAAAAGCGCTGACATGGAAGTATTTTTCTGGGTTTCCCCCTAAAAATGTGTCCATGTTAATGTATTTTTGAGTTTTCGGTCCATaccctttattattttttgaaacatCCCATTTCCATAAATAATTTCGGAAATGAGCATTTATTGGTACTAACCTCGATATTAaaggattatatttttatttatttttattacaaagtCAGGAGGGGATTAGATCACTTGGTCATTGagatatcaataaaaaatttataaaataatcattttaaccctccgtttaatttttcatattttttagccATTAATTTACGTTTtatgtcaaatcaccccaaaatgaatagaaaagctaatgttttttaaattttgctgatgtggcatacaCGTGGATGACATGCaagcatttaattattttttaaatttaaaaattttaaaaatatataaaaattatttttaaaaaataaaaatcattaaatttattaaaaagtataaaaaatattttttaacattttaaaacattaattaaatgttgacatgcCATCCATGTGCAATTCACGtgtatgccacatcagcaaagcttaaaaacattaaattttccatctattttgaggtaatttgacaaaaaaatacaagtttaaaggctaataaaaaaattaaatggaaggctaaaatgactttttataaagttagagaacccaaataaatcattatgcgttaaaaattttaactaatactCTTTTATATTGTTGACAAATCTCTATTATTGAAATTTAGAAATTGACtctattaataatatatattattgattaaAGTATAGTGTTGTCAAAATTAAAATGAGAATCAGTGATTCGTCGAATTTAAACTGTATGATAAGagatatacaattttttatgaatggaagagttatggtttttttatatttttatttaattattgttgaattgaaattgaataatttaagtaaacctaattaattataatatgttcacattaataaatttatagattttgttcacCATTATTTATTTCCTTCGTCTCAGAGTCATGAAGATAACCAAAGGAGGCAAGCTTATGAAAACGAAATtagagaataaataaataaataaaggattcaattttaatttaatgatatGATGATAGATTTAaggattcaaaattttttattttcaatttggctattattattttagttaaatttgatgatcaattttttaaaaatagttaaatttgacaactaatcttttgaaaaaaaattgaattagattttttaacgaaaatactgattaaaccattaaattttaaatttaataaccCGCATGATAATTcacatttattttatataattttttaaattttttaaaattttaaattatttattaaaatgatgtACAAATGAACTGAGTTAAAAACATAAAAGCCAAatggataaaaaaaaatataaatattaaaaattaattagaatttgtaAAAGGAAAGGGATTAGACGGTAAATTAACCTCTAAGCAGCTGGATTTTTCTGACTAGTTACAAGATTCCTTTCCACAGCGATAATTACGGTTTGtgcccaattttttttaatactataaaaagaatctaaaatattttaattccttttctttattgaaaaatatattcaCGAAATTAATTacttaacccaaaaaaaaaagtgtaaaaaagaaattataaagcaaCACATTCAACAGTCGCAGCTGCCAACCGCACTATAAAAGGCAATGTATGAAGCAACCTTCTTCCcagtcttcatcttcttctttgttTGCCACAGAGTATTGAGAAAACTCTCTTTGTTTCAATCCCTTATTTGCTAATATGTCGCTTCTTACAGATCTTGTTAACCTTAATCTCTCCGACTGCACTGACAAAATCATTGCTGAATACATATGGTCGGTCTCCAAGCCAAAaaatcacttcaaatatctcattaatATGCTTAACTTAATGTTACCGTCAATGGATGCTTCTCTTTTTGGTTTCTAGTTTCTTTTGTTCATTCTCTGTTTCAAGAATGTTCCAGTTTCTAAGTTAATAACTGTGTCTTTTCGTGAATATATTTGTAACTTAAAAGAGTTCAAAATATTAGCTTTTGATCATCTAAAAGATGGTTAAGTTTTGGTAACTTTTGTTATCGTTTCAGCTTTCTCTGGAAactattgttttttttcttatatgtttattttttgtttgttgaATAGGATTGGTGGATCTGGGATGGACCTCAGAAGCAAAGCAAGGGTAATTGATTTTTTGCCTCTTCTTTTGGAAGCTTTTGGTTTTCATTACTTTCTAATAATAtatcaagtttttattttttattttggttatttaaagACACTTTCTGGTCCTGTAAGCGACCCTTCAAAGCTACCCAAATGGAATTATGACGGTTCCAGCACAGGTCAAGCCCCTGGTGAAGATAGTGAAGTGATCCTATAGTATGTTTTCTTTGCTTCTTTGGCTTTCTCTTATATTTCTCctgtttattgattttattatttttatcatcaaGTCCTCAAGCTATCTTCAAAGACCCATTCAGGAGGGGCAACAATATTCTTGTAAGTTTCTGTTTCATCTTTTGGgctaaaaaaaaaatgaaatttttggagTGATGATTTGCATATATCATGGAATTGATTTTCTTTGAACTCTAATGATTGAGTCAGGTTATGTGCGATGCTTACACACCAGCTGGTGAGCCCATCCCCACAAACAAGAGATGCAACGCTGCCAAGATATTTAGCCATCCCGGTGTTGCTGCGGAAGAGCCCTGGTAGTCCTATTTCCAATGATAGGTTAAACTATTTTCCAGCTGTGCGAGTTAATGTTGATTTGCTTTGAAACAGGTATGGAATTGAGCAAGAGTACACcctgttgcagaaagatgttaagtggCCAATTGGATGGCCTCTTGGTGGCTACCCTGGACCTCAGgtactcttttctttctttcattcaaaGCAATGTTCAGAAATCTCCCCTGAAAGTCAAACTGTTGGAATGATGTATGTTGAACTTAGACGACTTGTAGTTGTTGATTCAATCCATCGTGCTTCAAAGGTTATTTTTAGAGGATTTATGTAAGTTTACAGATGTCAAGTTGGTACAGATTCCCCTTCAGAAACGACATacaaatttactttcaaatgtCACCATGTGGACGGATGATATTACTAGCACGTGATTGCTCTTTTTTACTTGCCTTGAACATGTATGTTTTAAGAAAGATAAAAACCTTGGGTATGATTTtgttttttgggttattttgttgACAGGGTCCTTACTATTGCGGTGTTGGTGTGGACAAAGCCTATGGGCGTGACATTGTAGATTCTCATTACAAAGCATGTTTATATGCTGGGATTAATATCAGTGGCATCAATGGAGAAGTGATGCCCGGACAGGTAGAATGATTGCATAATACTCTGCTATGTTTCTCAGTTATTATGTTTAAGCTTAATCTGTCTTCATCTTTTTAACAGTGGGAATTTCAAGTTGGTCCGGCGGTTGGCATTTCTGCCGGAGATGAGTTGTGGGTTGCACGTTACATTTTGGAGGTAATCTAGCATGCTTGAGTTAAGATTACTCAAACCCGGGTCCTTGGTCATCACATCCACACGAGTATTGGACACAAATActtgaagaaaaatgaaaaatcagaGTGACATAGTTATCAAGAGGTTTGCTTCAACTCTTTTAAGTTAATTTGATCTATGTTTGTGAATTACAGAGGATTACAGAGACTGCTGGAGTGGTGCTCTCCTTTGATCCTAAGCCAATTCAGGTTAGACTTGTTGGTTCCATTAGCTTTTCTTTTGCTCCATATCAACAAGCGGTCTTAGTcttacagtttttttttttttttttgaatgttgTTTGATCCCAGGGAGACTGGAATGGTGCCGGCGCTCACACAAATTACAGGTACCATTTGAATTTACTTTGAGAAGTTCATGGAAGAAACTGATtaattaagtactttttattaTCGTTATTTCCTAATTGTGAAGTTCATATGATGTTTTAGTACGAAGTCCATGAGAAGTGATGGAGGCTACGAGGTTATCAAGAAAGCAATTGAAAAGCTTGGGCTAAGGCACAAAGAACACATTGCTGCCTATGGAGAAGGCAATGAGCGTCGTCTCACCGGCCGGCACGAGACCGCCGACATCAACACTTTCTTATGGGTAAAAAAATGAAACCACCTTTGACATCTTCTATATAACATCATAATATCTGATTTCTCTGGATTGTTTACATCCAATAGGGTGTTGCAAACCGTGGGGCATCAATTCGTGTTGGGCGAGACACTGAGAAAGCCGGAAAAGGGTATTTCGAAGACAGGAGGCCAGCATCGAACATGGATCCGTATGTTGTCACGTCCATGATTGCAGAAACCACCATCCTGTGGAAACCATGAGGGGAAGCCCATGTTTGGGATGCTGTTTCCATGgtagaaagaaaggaaagagccAAAGTGTTTGGTTTGTTCCCCTCCAGTAGGATACACTCATTTCATTGCACTTAGTAATTAGGTCAGGTCATGGTTGCCCTTGCTTGGAATTGAGGTAGAAAGGGTTGTTTCTACTGCTTTCTTGCAATTACGGTTAAtcttgtgttaaataaatgagaatgcttttattattattattattaatgaagGGCTAGATTTTGAGTTTCAATATCACCTATTTGTTTCTCTTTGTTTTATTACACTAATTTAAGAAACAAAAACtaagtataaaattttcaatgtataaaACTTGAAGAATTACCTTCAACAAACATAAAATTGTATAAacccaaaatgaaaaataaggaAGTTAAAAGCATAGGAAGGAAGAACTATGAGGTAGTAAATTCAGTAGTTCCAGGGAACCTTTTTCCAAACAGAAATCCAGGAGAAGCCGTACCAATTAGATCCATTCCAACTATTACTCACTACCCACTTCCCCAACACCCTCCTGAGCCAGCCGTATTTCCATGCGTTGAAGTTCCATCCTAGTGACATTCCAAGTATCAGTCCACCTCCATATCCTGTCAATACTATTTTCCATCCAAACTTTATCACGCTCGACATTCCTTCATCTTCGGCTTCATCCCAACCCAAATGAGTCGATGCTGGAACCTCAGGATTTCCACAGGTTTCTGTCAAAGGGTACCCACACAATCCTGAATTTCCTTCATATGAATCGTTGTTAAATGTATTAAACTGTGCTCCTTGAGGTACTGCCCCTTCAAGCTTGTTATAAGACACGTTGAAGACTACAAGGAAGTTAAGTTTGGATAGCTGGGGAGGGATTTTTCCCCACAGCTTATTTCGAGAAAGGTCCAAAGATTCAAGGTTCGAAAGTTCCCCCAAAGATAATGGAATTCTACCACTGAGTTTGTTGTTTGACAAGTTAAGCATACGAATCAGCTTCAACTCACCAATGGCTTCTGGGATTTCACCTTCCAACTCGTTGCTTGACAAATCAATAGCTGAGATGGAATCTGGAACGTTCTCATATTTCAGGTTCCGGCCTTTCATTGCCAATGTAACTGCGTAATTGTAATAATCATACCACACATATTCTCTGTTCTGGAAGCTTGTGTTTGCCAACATGTAGGGTGACAACAAGTTGGTACCGTGAACTTTCATGGCATTCCAAATATTGAAGTAGTCAGACGGCAACTTACCTCTTAAATGATTGTTGGAGAGGTCAATTACTTGCAACTTGGAGAAGTCTGATTTGGTCTGAGGTTTCCCTATCACACCATGCAATCTGTTGGATTTCAAGGTGAGAACCTTGAGTTTTGGAAGACCACCTAACCAATGAGGAAAGCTGTCATTTATCAGATTGTTCCCAAGAATTAGTTCCTCTAATTGCGTACAATGGGCTAGTGATCTTGGAATTTTCCCTTGCAACTGATTTTGGCTC containing:
- the LOC107954816 gene encoding glutamine synthetase cytosolic isozyme 1 — translated: MSLLTDLVNLNLSDCTDKIIAEYIWIGGSGMDLRSKARTLSGPVSDPSKLPKWNYDGSSTGQAPGEDSEVILYPQAIFKDPFRRGNNILVMCDAYTPAGEPIPTNKRCNAAKIFSHPGVAAEEPWYGIEQEYTLLQKDVKWPIGWPLGGYPGPQGPYYCGVGVDKAYGRDIVDSHYKACLYAGINISGINGEVMPGQWEFQVGPAVGISAGDELWVARYILERITETAGVVLSFDPKPIQGDWNGAGAHTNYSTKSMRSDGGYEVIKKAIEKLGLRHKEHIAAYGEGNERRLTGRHETADINTFLWGVANRGASIRVGRDTEKAGKGYFEDRRPASNMDPYVVTSMIAETTILWKP